A genomic region of Bacteroidota bacterium contains the following coding sequences:
- a CDS encoding membrane dipeptidase, with translation MSEDNICFQVVDSASELENGPSSDKILCLFAIEYFHGLFDKDTNLISQCKKSGIAYITIIDSPKDSLFFQKDNKYFLTEQGQNVVKKMNALELKGS, from the coding sequence ATATCAGAAGATAATATTTGTTTTCAAGTAGTTGATTCTGCTTCTGAACTCGAAAATGGCCCTTCAAGTGACAAAATACTATGCCTTTTTGCAATAGAATACTTTCATGGATTATTTGACAAGGATACAAATTTAATCTCGCAATGTAAAAAGTCAGGTATTGCATATATTACTATTATTGATTCGCCAAAGGATAGCCTGTTTTTTCAAAAAGATAACAAATACTTTCTAACCGAGCAAGGTCAGAATGTTGTCAAAAAAATGAATGCATTGGAGCTAAAAGGGTCCTAA
- a CDS encoding CPBP family intramembrane metalloprotease has protein sequence MKNKNKLWWYLGVVFILSYGWQYLIYLTGGIESKLFPFLMLFPGIVAVFFIILSKTGFLKIGWGLKNWGYILPAIFIPLVVSLGLVLIIEGLNWGSLSEKLFVFNNGMLESTKIGLLLGNDKQTITFFIVNLTLSHIVFLIGGSILTLGEELGWRGYLQEKLLRKYGLIWGFIFLGAIWGYWHLPIILMGYNFPSQPVLGALILMPVGTIFIGTFLGWIYLRSKSIWMPALAHASLNLFSGFLYGMTMNINELSRQLVWIAAWGIVATFCLIDIYKTKPILWQEIETKADNNVNKK, from the coding sequence ATGAAAAACAAAAACAAACTATGGTGGTACTTAGGCGTCGTATTTATACTAAGCTATGGATGGCAATATTTGATCTATTTAACAGGAGGGATCGAATCAAAACTTTTTCCGTTCTTGATGTTGTTTCCCGGCATTGTTGCAGTGTTTTTTATCATTTTATCCAAAACTGGTTTCCTGAAAATCGGTTGGGGGTTGAAAAATTGGGGATATATTTTACCAGCCATTTTTATCCCGCTTGTAGTTTCCCTTGGACTAGTTTTAATAATTGAAGGATTAAATTGGGGCAGTCTGTCGGAAAAGCTCTTTGTTTTTAATAACGGAATGTTAGAGAGTACAAAAATAGGTTTACTCTTGGGTAACGATAAGCAGACAATTACTTTCTTCATAGTCAATCTTACCCTTTCACATATTGTATTTCTGATTGGCGGTAGCATTTTAACATTAGGGGAAGAATTGGGATGGCGGGGATATTTGCAAGAAAAATTATTAAGAAAATATGGTTTAATTTGGGGGTTTATATTTTTAGGTGCAATATGGGGATATTGGCATCTGCCAATTATCTTAATGGGATACAACTTTCCGAGTCAACCTGTTTTAGGAGCACTAATACTTATGCCTGTTGGTACAATATTTATTGGGACATTTCTTGGTTGGATTTATTTGCGCTCCAAAAGTATCTGGATGCCTGCGCTGGCACATGCTTCTTTAAATCTTTTCTCAGGCTTTCTTTATGGAATGACAATGAATATTAATGAGTTATCCAGACAATTAGTATGGATAGCTGCCTGGGGAATTGTAGCAACTTTTTGTTTGATTGACATATATAAAACCAAACCAATACTCTGGCAGGAAATAGAAACAAAAGCAGATAACAATGTAAATAAAAAATAA